The following proteins come from a genomic window of Blattabacterium cuenoti:
- the atpG gene encoding ATP synthase F1 subunit gamma has translation MSNPKEIKRRILSIESVIKTTEAMKMISIVKLRKSKNLLMKVKIYLDSIKTILFDLLFTENKEKFEKNPFFSEKGKIKLFIVFTSDRGLCGSFNSSIFSKINHIFQKKRYFHNNECLFFPIGKKGFDFLWKKKYNMYNQNWIENDLFHQKIQSLVSEFIFCFLKEKFSSIYLIYNHLKKSSFQEVVIEKFLPIPIKDFRKKTLEFSYILEPSQKEILNFIIPKFLNAKLLKIFCKSTTAEHTSRMISMHKATENASDIKHDLMLNYNKERQTTITKEILEIISGLESLNKKK, from the coding sequence ATGTCTAATCCAAAAGAAATCAAGAGAAGAATATTATCTATAGAATCAGTTATAAAAACGACAGAAGCAATGAAAATGATTTCTATAGTAAAATTACGAAAATCAAAAAATTTACTGATGAAAGTAAAAATTTATTTAGATTCCATAAAGACAATTCTATTTGATCTTTTGTTTACAGAAAACAAAGAAAAATTTGAAAAAAATCCATTCTTTTCAGAAAAAGGAAAAATAAAATTATTTATTGTATTTACTTCTGATCGTGGTTTATGTGGTTCTTTTAATTCTTCAATTTTTTCAAAAATTAATCATATTTTTCAAAAAAAAAGGTATTTTCATAATAATGAATGTTTATTTTTTCCTATTGGAAAAAAAGGATTCGATTTTTTATGGAAAAAAAAATATAATATGTACAATCAAAATTGGATTGAAAACGATTTATTCCATCAAAAAATCCAATCTTTAGTATCAGAGTTCATTTTTTGTTTTTTAAAAGAAAAGTTTTCTTCAATTTATTTAATCTACAATCACTTGAAAAAATCCTCCTTTCAAGAAGTAGTTATAGAAAAATTTCTTCCTATTCCTATTAAGGATTTTAGAAAAAAAACATTAGAATTTTCCTATATTTTAGAACCTTCTCAAAAAGAAATATTAAATTTTATAATTCCAAAATTTTTAAATGCAAAATTATTAAAAATTTTTTGTAAATCTACCACAGCAGAACATACATCTCGTATGATATCTATGCATAAAGCTACAGAAAATGCATCTGATATTAAACATGATCTAATGTTAAATTATAATAAAGAAAGACAAACTACGATTACTAAAGAAATACTTGAAATTATAAGTGGATTAGAATCTTTAAACAAAAAAAAATAA
- a CDS encoding DnaJ C-terminal domain-containing protein translates to MMKKDYYEVLGVSRNASPEEIKKAYRKLAIKYHPDKNLDNKKEAEEKFKESAEAYEVLSNPEKRQRYDKFGHSGIKGSGLGSGMNMEDIFENFGDIFSDAFGESFSSFGFGKSNRHKTIKGSDLRIRVKLSLEEIANGIEKKVKVKRLKVAKGIKFKNCASCNGTGQIVRVTNTLLGRMQTTSQCRGCYGTGKIIENIPYGANKHGLIKEEELVNIKIPAGLTEGIQLKVSEKGNEAPFGGIPGDLIVLIEEIPNPKLKREGSNIHYDLYISFPDAILGALKEVPTINGKARIKIDPGTQSGKTLRLKNKGLPNLEGYGYGSLFIHVNVWTPKKINEEQRKFFEKMRKNENFLPHPGNSEKSFFDRVREMFS, encoded by the coding sequence ATGATGAAAAAAGATTATTACGAAGTATTAGGAGTTTCTAGAAATGCTTCTCCAGAAGAAATTAAAAAAGCTTATCGAAAACTAGCAATCAAATATCATCCAGATAAGAATTTAGATAATAAAAAGGAAGCGGAAGAAAAATTTAAAGAATCAGCTGAAGCTTACGAAGTCTTAAGCAATCCAGAAAAAAGACAACGGTATGATAAATTTGGACATTCTGGAATAAAAGGAAGTGGATTGGGTTCAGGAATGAATATGGAGGATATTTTTGAAAATTTTGGAGATATTTTTTCTGATGCATTTGGTGAAAGTTTTTCTAGTTTTGGTTTTGGAAAATCAAATAGACATAAAACTATTAAAGGAAGTGATTTAAGAATCAGAGTCAAACTTTCATTAGAAGAAATAGCTAATGGAATAGAAAAAAAAGTTAAAGTGAAGAGACTCAAAGTTGCCAAAGGCATCAAATTTAAAAATTGTGCATCTTGTAATGGAACTGGACAAATAGTCAGAGTCACTAATACTCTTCTAGGAAGAATGCAAACTACTTCTCAATGTAGGGGTTGTTATGGAACTGGAAAAATTATAGAAAATATTCCTTATGGAGCGAATAAACATGGATTAATTAAAGAAGAAGAATTAGTGAATATTAAAATTCCAGCAGGTCTTACAGAAGGAATTCAATTGAAAGTTTCTGAAAAAGGAAATGAAGCCCCATTTGGTGGTATTCCTGGAGATTTGATTGTATTAATTGAGGAAATTCCTAATCCTAAATTAAAAAGAGAAGGAAGTAATATTCATTATGATTTGTACATATCATTTCCAGATGCAATATTGGGAGCTTTAAAAGAAGTTCCTACCATTAATGGTAAAGCAAGAATCAAAATAGATCCAGGAACACAATCAGGAAAAACTCTTAGATTAAAAAATAAAGGATTGCCTAATCTTGAAGGATATGGATATGGAAGTCTTTTTATTCATGTCAATGTTTGGACTCCAAAAAAAATTAATGAAGAACAAAGAAAATTTTTTGAAAAAATGAGAAAAAATGAAAATTTTCTTCCTCATCCCGGAAATTCAGAAAAATCGTTTTTTGATCGTGTAAGAGAAATGTTTTCTTAA
- the trpS gene encoding tryptophan--tRNA ligase, with amino-acid sequence MEKKIMLTGIRSTGTPHLGNILGVIIPSVSIANQNTKHSSCIFIADLHSMIQIEKDSMTTIKNNTYQIAAAWLAFGLNIDNCLFYRQSDVSFVTELAWYFNCFYPYQRLALAHAFKKEIKKIDQEKISVGLFTYPILMAADILLYNAKLIPVGKDQLQHIEITRRIANFFNKKIGKKLFVLPHAFLQKNMFVIGTDGKKMSKSKKNCINIFSSDEILKKQIMSIRTDSKSVKEKKNPETDYIMSLYSLIAPVDKIEIMKKKYLEGGYGYYEAKISLYEYIIHKFSSEREKFFSFIKKKSLLDHILASGAKKANKIAYERLNFIRKHLKFNPII; translated from the coding sequence ATGGAAAAAAAAATAATGTTAACAGGAATTAGAAGTACAGGAACTCCTCATTTAGGGAATATTTTAGGTGTTATTATTCCGTCTGTATCCATAGCTAATCAAAATACAAAACATTCTTCATGTATATTTATAGCGGATTTACATTCAATGATTCAAATAGAGAAAGATAGTATGACAACAATCAAAAATAATACTTATCAAATTGCAGCTGCATGGTTAGCTTTTGGATTAAATATAGATAATTGTTTATTTTACAGACAATCTGATGTTTCATTTGTTACTGAATTAGCTTGGTATTTCAATTGTTTTTATCCATACCAAAGACTTGCATTAGCTCATGCTTTTAAAAAGGAAATAAAAAAAATAGATCAAGAAAAAATAAGTGTTGGGTTATTTACTTATCCTATTTTAATGGCTGCTGATATTTTACTTTATAATGCAAAACTTATTCCAGTAGGAAAAGATCAATTACAACATATAGAAATAACTCGTCGCATCGCTAATTTTTTTAATAAAAAAATAGGAAAAAAATTATTTGTATTACCTCATGCTTTTTTACAAAAAAATATGTTTGTGATAGGAACAGATGGAAAAAAAATGAGTAAATCTAAAAAAAATTGTATAAATATTTTTTCTTCAGACGAAATTTTGAAAAAACAGATTATGAGTATTCGCACAGATAGTAAATCTGTAAAAGAAAAAAAAAATCCAGAAACTGATTATATCATGTCTTTATATAGTTTGATAGCTCCTGTGGATAAAATAGAGATCATGAAAAAAAAATATCTAGAAGGAGGATATGGATATTATGAGGCAAAAATTTCATTATATGAGTATATCATTCATAAATTTTCATCGGAAAGAGAAAAGTTTTTTTCTTTCATAAAAAAGAAATCTTTATTGGATCATATTTTAGCTTCAGGTGCTAAAAAAGCAAATAAAATAGCTTATGAAAGATTAAATTTTATTAGAAAGCATTTGAAATTCAATCCTATAATTTGA
- the ilvD gene encoding dihydroxy-acid dehydratase, with protein MKKKINNFSKKITKEPNLPAAHAMLYATGIKESDFCKAQIGIVSNWYEGNPCNMHLDKLARKIKSSVITKNLVGFQFTTIGVSDGITMGTPGMRYSLPSRELIADSIETVVDSHHYDGVIAIPGCDKNIPGVMIALLRLNRPSIIVYGGSISSGYYNGKKLDVISSFEALGKKNTSQITENEYKNIVKHSCPGPGACGGMYTANTMASALEAMGMMLPYSSSSPSTSENKKIECEEVSTYIKNLLKKNIKPKDIITKISIENGVKLAMCLGGSTNLILHFLAIAKSANIDFSLKDFQKISNQVPLIGNLKPSGIFLMEDLHKYIGGMPVIIKYLLNEGILSGNCLTVTGKTLSDNMKNIPNITFNQKIIHSLDNPIKKNGHIRILYGNLSPEGAIAKITGKEGTIFRGKAHVFNSEEEANLAILNNKILPGVVIVIRYVGPIGGPGMPEMLKPTSYIMGSGLGKKVALITDGRFSGGSHGFVVGHITPEAQSGGLIALVQNDDFIKIDTENNIITLEVKNEEIQKRRKTWTPPLLKIQNGYLYKYTKMVSSASEGCITDQF; from the coding sequence ATGAAAAAAAAAATTAACAATTTTAGCAAAAAAATCACGAAAGAACCTAATTTACCAGCAGCACATGCTATGTTGTATGCAACAGGAATAAAAGAGTCAGATTTTTGTAAAGCTCAAATAGGAATTGTTAGTAATTGGTACGAAGGAAATCCTTGCAACATGCATTTAGATAAACTGGCCAGAAAAATAAAATCATCGGTTATAACTAAAAATTTAGTAGGATTTCAATTCACTACTATTGGAGTAAGTGATGGAATTACTATGGGTACTCCAGGAATGAGATATTCACTTCCTTCTAGAGAATTAATAGCAGATAGTATAGAAACAGTAGTAGATTCTCATCATTATGATGGAGTAATAGCTATACCTGGATGTGATAAAAATATACCAGGAGTTATGATTGCTTTGCTAAGATTGAACAGACCATCTATCATTGTATATGGAGGGAGTATTTCTTCCGGTTATTATAATGGAAAAAAATTAGATGTTATTTCTTCTTTTGAAGCCTTAGGAAAAAAAAATACTAGTCAAATTACTGAAAATGAATACAAAAATATCGTAAAACATTCTTGTCCAGGACCAGGAGCTTGTGGAGGTATGTATACCGCAAATACTATGGCTTCTGCTTTGGAAGCTATGGGAATGATGCTTCCTTATTCTTCCTCTTCTCCTTCAACAAGTGAAAATAAAAAAATAGAATGTGAAGAAGTTTCTACATATATTAAAAATCTATTAAAAAAAAATATTAAACCAAAAGATATAATAACAAAAATTTCCATAGAAAATGGTGTAAAATTAGCAATGTGTTTGGGCGGATCTACTAATTTGATTTTACATTTTTTAGCTATTGCTAAATCAGCAAATATTGATTTTTCTTTAAAAGACTTTCAAAAAATTAGCAATCAAGTTCCTCTCATCGGAAATCTCAAACCAAGCGGAATTTTTTTAATGGAAGATCTTCACAAGTATATAGGAGGAATGCCTGTTATTATAAAATATTTATTAAATGAAGGAATATTATCAGGAAATTGTTTAACCGTTACTGGAAAAACATTATCTGATAATATGAAAAATATTCCTAATATAACTTTTAATCAAAAAATTATTCATTCTTTAGATAATCCCATAAAAAAGAACGGACATATTAGAATTTTGTATGGAAATTTATCCCCCGAAGGGGCTATAGCTAAAATTACTGGAAAAGAAGGAACAATTTTTAGAGGAAAGGCTCATGTTTTTAATTCGGAAGAAGAAGCAAATTTAGCCATTTTAAATAATAAAATTTTACCTGGAGTGGTCATTGTAATTCGATATGTGGGGCCAATAGGAGGACCAGGAATGCCAGAAATGTTGAAACCAACATCATACATTATGGGATCCGGATTAGGAAAAAAAGTTGCTCTTATTACAGATGGTAGATTTTCAGGAGGATCACATGGTTTTGTCGTAGGACATATCACTCCAGAAGCACAATCTGGAGGATTGATTGCTTTAGTACAAAATGATGATTTTATTAAGATAGATACGGAAAATAATATCATTACTCTTGAAGTAAAAAATGAAGAAATTCAAAAAAGGAGAAAAACGTGGACTCCTCCTTTATTAAAAATTCAGAATGGTTATTTATATAAATATACCAAAATGGTATCTTCAGCTTCTGAAGGATGTATTACAGATCAATTTTAG
- the dapB gene encoding 4-hydroxy-tetrahydrodipicolinate reductase: protein MNIAIIGYGKMGKSIKKIAKIRNHKISLCYDDTPSLLLLKNSNSDVAIEFSQPHSAFKNVKICIENDIPIVSGTTGWLEKFEIIKKICKKKNGSFLYSSNFSIGMNIFFEINKKLSKLLQLYDKDYEVTIEEIHHKEKIDKPSGTAISLAKDIMNNKMKKTWILDERKTKNQILILSKRFDHVPGIHIVKYESQIEDIKIQHQAHNREGFALGAVIAAEWIQNKKGVFSMKEVLGI, encoded by the coding sequence ATGAATATAGCAATAATAGGATATGGAAAAATGGGAAAATCGATAAAAAAAATAGCTAAGATTAGAAATCATAAAATTTCATTATGTTATGATGATACCCCTTCTTTACTTTTATTAAAGAATTCAAATTCAGATGTAGCAATAGAATTTAGTCAACCTCATTCCGCATTCAAAAATGTAAAAATTTGTATAGAAAATGATATTCCTATTGTAAGTGGAACGACAGGATGGCTTGAAAAATTTGAAATTATTAAAAAAATATGTAAAAAAAAAAATGGATCTTTTTTGTATTCTTCCAATTTTAGTATTGGAATGAACATTTTTTTCGAAATTAATAAAAAATTGTCTAAACTGTTACAGTTATATGATAAAGATTATGAAGTAACAATCGAGGAAATTCATCACAAAGAAAAAATAGATAAACCTAGTGGAACAGCTATTTCTTTAGCAAAAGATATAATGAACAATAAAATGAAAAAAACATGGATTTTGGATGAAAGAAAAACAAAAAACCAAATTTTGATTTTGTCAAAAAGATTCGATCATGTACCAGGAATACATATCGTTAAATATGAATCTCAAATAGAGGATATAAAAATTCAACATCAAGCTCATAACAGAGAAGGTTTTGCATTAGGTGCTGTTATTGCAGCAGAATGGATACAAAACAAAAAAGGTGTTTTTTCTATGAAAGAAGTTTTAGGAATATAA
- the ilvB gene encoding biosynthetic-type acetolactate synthase large subunit: MERKLFSGSEIVIKTLLYEKVEYIFGYPGGAIMPIYDSLHDYLNSISHILMRHEQGSIHAAQGYARATGKIGVCFTTSGPGATNLITGLADALIDSTPIVCITGQVSSHLLGTDAFQEINIIDISIPVTKWNIQVLKAKDICESIQKGFFIAKQGRPGPVLIDITKDAQFQKTVFHYTRFKYIKNFYPYPCIEKEKIMEAAALINSAERPLILVGQGVILAEAEEEFKKFVEKTGIPVASTLLGLGSLDSYHSLYVGMLGMHGNYAPNILTNQCDILIAVGMRFDDRVTGDVKKYAKQAKIIHLEIDSSEINKNILCHIPILGDCKTSLKKLILYVNKSIHPEWKDKFFHLKKKEKTIVIQGDLYPKKKGITMGEVIKWINQYKNKNAVLVTDVGQHQMIASRYFHFTCKKSQITSGGLGTMGFALPASIGAQLGVKNRQILCIVGDGGFQMTIQEMGTILQYKIPVKIVLLNNNFLGMVRQWQQLFFDKRYSCTKLVNPDFIKLAHAYNIKAKKVNKREELEKSVKKALNYKKAFLLEVLIEKEDNVFPMIPSEAAVDEIRLT; encoded by the coding sequence ATGGAAAGAAAATTATTTTCTGGTTCAGAAATAGTAATAAAAACACTATTATATGAAAAGGTTGAATATATATTTGGATATCCAGGGGGAGCAATTATGCCCATATATGATTCTTTACACGATTATTTAAATTCAATTTCGCATATTCTCATGCGTCATGAACAAGGATCCATTCATGCAGCACAAGGATACGCTAGAGCAACTGGAAAAATCGGAGTATGTTTTACTACTTCAGGTCCAGGAGCTACTAATTTAATTACCGGATTGGCAGATGCTTTAATAGACAGTACTCCTATTGTTTGCATTACTGGCCAAGTATCCTCTCATTTATTAGGAACGGATGCTTTTCAAGAAATAAATATAATAGATATTTCTATTCCTGTAACCAAATGGAATATTCAAGTTTTAAAAGCTAAAGATATTTGTGAATCAATTCAAAAAGGATTTTTTATAGCTAAACAAGGTAGACCAGGACCTGTATTGATAGATATAACTAAAGATGCTCAGTTTCAAAAAACTGTATTTCACTATACACGTTTTAAATATATAAAAAATTTTTATCCATATCCTTGTATAGAAAAGGAAAAAATTATGGAAGCTGCAGCTTTAATCAATTCGGCTGAAAGACCTTTGATTCTTGTAGGTCAAGGAGTGATTTTAGCGGAAGCAGAAGAAGAATTTAAAAAATTTGTTGAAAAAACTGGAATTCCAGTAGCTAGTACTCTATTAGGATTAGGATCATTGGATAGTTATCATTCTTTATATGTAGGAATGTTAGGAATGCATGGTAATTATGCTCCCAATATTTTAACTAATCAATGTGATATTCTTATTGCGGTAGGTATGCGATTTGACGATCGTGTAACTGGAGATGTTAAAAAATACGCTAAACAAGCTAAAATCATTCATTTAGAAATAGATTCTTCCGAAATTAATAAAAATATTTTATGTCACATTCCAATTTTGGGAGATTGTAAAACATCTTTAAAAAAATTGATTCTTTATGTGAATAAATCTATTCATCCAGAATGGAAAGATAAATTTTTTCATCTTAAAAAAAAAGAAAAGACGATAGTAATACAAGGAGATCTTTATCCAAAAAAGAAAGGAATTACCATGGGTGAAGTGATTAAATGGATCAATCAATACAAGAACAAAAATGCAGTTCTTGTAACTGACGTAGGACAACATCAAATGATAGCTTCAAGATATTTTCATTTTACGTGCAAAAAAAGTCAAATCACTTCTGGAGGATTGGGTACTATGGGTTTTGCTTTACCGGCTTCTATAGGAGCTCAATTAGGTGTTAAAAATAGGCAAATTCTTTGTATTGTAGGAGATGGAGGTTTTCAAATGACAATCCAGGAAATGGGAACTATCTTACAATATAAGATACCCGTTAAAATTGTACTATTAAATAATAATTTTTTAGGAATGGTACGTCAGTGGCAACAGCTTTTTTTTGATAAACGTTATTCATGTACAAAATTAGTTAATCCAGATTTTATAAAATTAGCTCATGCTTATAACATAAAAGCAAAAAAAGTAAATAAAAGAGAAGAATTAGAAAAATCAGTAAAAAAAGCATTGAATTACAAAAAAGCTTTTTTATTAGAAGTTCTCATCGAAAAAGAAGATAATGTTTTTCCTATGATTCCTTCAGAAGCCGCTGTAGATGAAATTCGTTTAACATAA
- the ilvC gene encoding ketol-acid reductoisomerase: protein MKIKFGSIKETIITRDEFPLSKAREILKKETISVLGYGIQGPGQSLNLRDNGFQVIVGQRKHSYSWDKALKDGWIEGQNLFSLEEASEKGTILMYLLSDAGQISFWPTLIKYLIEGKSLYFSHGFGLTFCHQTKIFPPKKIDIFLVAPKGSGTSLRRLFQQGKGINSSYAIYQDYSGNSLEKTLSIGIGIGSGYLFETNFKNEVFSDLVGERGTLMGAIQGIFAAQYQILREKGHSPSESFNETVEELTQSLMPLISEKGMDWMYANCSTTAQRGALDWWKKFRDATLPIFQELYHEVYSGNEAKRIIKVNSNIDYRKKLQKELQDLRKSELWKVGSIIRNLRPEENKDKNL, encoded by the coding sequence ATGAAAATTAAATTTGGATCAATAAAAGAAACTATCATTACAAGAGATGAATTTCCATTATCTAAAGCTAGAGAAATTTTAAAAAAAGAAACTATTTCTGTATTAGGTTATGGAATTCAAGGTCCTGGACAATCTCTTAATTTAAGAGATAATGGATTTCAAGTGATAGTAGGACAAAGAAAACATTCTTATTCTTGGGATAAAGCATTAAAAGACGGATGGATAGAAGGTCAAAATCTTTTTTCTTTGGAAGAAGCTTCTGAAAAAGGGACAATACTCATGTATTTGCTATCAGATGCCGGTCAAATTTCTTTTTGGCCTACTCTTATAAAATATTTAATTGAAGGAAAATCTTTATATTTTTCACATGGATTTGGATTAACTTTTTGTCATCAAACAAAAATATTTCCCCCTAAAAAAATAGACATTTTTTTAGTAGCACCCAAAGGATCAGGAACAAGTTTAAGAAGACTTTTTCAACAAGGAAAAGGAATTAATTCTAGTTATGCTATTTATCAGGATTATAGCGGAAATAGTTTAGAAAAAACTTTATCAATTGGAATCGGAATAGGGTCTGGATATTTATTTGAAACAAATTTTAAAAATGAAGTATTTTCTGATTTAGTGGGAGAAAGAGGAACTTTGATGGGAGCTATACAAGGCATTTTTGCAGCACAATATCAAATATTAAGAGAAAAAGGTCATTCTCCTTCAGAATCTTTCAACGAAACGGTAGAAGAATTAACACAAAGTTTGATGCCACTAATATCGGAAAAAGGAATGGATTGGATGTATGCTAATTGCTCTACAACTGCACAAAGAGGTGCTTTAGATTGGTGGAAAAAATTTAGAGATGCAACTCTTCCAATATTTCAAGAATTATATCATGAAGTATATTCTGGAAATGAAGCAAAAAGAATTATTAAAGTTAATAGTAACATAGATTATAGAAAAAAATTACAAAAAGAATTACAAGATCTTAGAAAAAGTGAATTATGGAAAGTGGGATCCATTATTCGGAACCTTAGACCGGAAGAAAATAAAGATAAAAATTTATAA
- a CDS encoding nucleotide exchange factor GrpE: MDINQKNTEKQSKLSHQIDDEKSCSCQQEEPHDPLKKEIEFLKKELEKEKDKFLRLFAEFENYKKRIQKERFDIFRDVHEQILIDLIPILDDFERGIKELRKYKEEHPVKGFFLIQEKLIKILKEKGLNKIKIKKGDDFNTDFHEAITQIPAITENLKGKIIEIIEAGYILKEKIIRHAKVIIGK; the protein is encoded by the coding sequence ATGGATATCAATCAAAAAAATACTGAAAAACAGTCAAAATTATCTCATCAAATAGATGATGAAAAATCTTGTTCTTGTCAACAAGAAGAGCCCCATGATCCATTAAAAAAAGAAATTGAATTTTTGAAAAAAGAATTAGAAAAAGAAAAAGATAAATTTTTGCGTCTTTTTGCAGAATTTGAAAATTATAAAAAACGGATTCAAAAAGAAAGATTTGATATTTTTAGAGATGTTCATGAACAAATTCTTATAGATTTAATTCCAATTTTAGATGATTTTGAACGAGGAATTAAAGAATTAAGAAAATATAAAGAGGAACATCCTGTAAAAGGATTTTTTTTGATACAGGAAAAACTTATTAAAATTTTAAAAGAAAAGGGATTAAATAAAATCAAAATAAAAAAAGGAGATGATTTTAATACGGATTTCCATGAAGCGATAACACAAATTCCAGCTATTACGGAAAATTTAAAAGGGAAAATTATAGAAATTATAGAAGCGGGATATATTCTAAAAGAAAAAATAATACGACATGCTAAAGTCATTATCGGAAAATAA
- the mnmA gene encoding tRNA 2-thiouridine(34) synthase MnmA, giving the protein MMQKKVVVGLSGGVDSSVAALILKKKGYEVIGLFMHNWEEENSNHYNKCTWKEDSIDAMLVAKQLNIPFQVIEMKNEYKKHIINYMFNEYRLGKTPNPDILCNRKIKFNIFLKKAIDLGADLIATGHYVNKEKIVKNRKTIYRLLIGKDLNKDQSYFLCQLTQYQLKKSIFPLGLLTKNQVRKIAEMHKLWNAHKKESQGLCFVGKINLFNFLKKKITPKKGEIVCINSNASLYQEKKSFSSKEEELFFLSKKKKYKKSDGKIIGYHKGAFSFTKGQRKGIALGGYKEALFVIATDVEENIVYTGMGKKHPGLYRKSLFIQEKNIHWVRKDLTLFEGEKMNVLCRIRYRQPLQKSKLYKIRKGMFIEFESMQCAITEGQFAVWYLGKELIGSGIISMILHFVIFLKIEFNF; this is encoded by the coding sequence ATGATGCAAAAAAAAGTAGTAGTTGGACTTTCAGGAGGAGTAGATTCCAGTGTTGCTGCATTAATCCTTAAGAAAAAGGGGTATGAAGTTATTGGCTTATTTATGCATAATTGGGAAGAAGAAAATTCTAATCATTATAATAAATGCACTTGGAAAGAGGATAGCATTGATGCTATGTTAGTAGCTAAGCAATTAAATATTCCCTTTCAAGTAATCGAAATGAAAAATGAATACAAAAAACATATCATAAACTACATGTTTAACGAGTATAGATTAGGAAAAACCCCTAATCCAGACATTTTGTGTAATAGAAAAATAAAATTTAACATTTTCTTGAAAAAAGCTATTGATTTAGGAGCAGATTTGATTGCTACAGGACATTATGTAAATAAAGAAAAAATTGTAAAAAATAGAAAAACAATTTATCGTCTTTTGATTGGAAAAGACCTAAATAAAGATCAATCATATTTTTTATGTCAATTAACACAATATCAACTGAAAAAATCTATATTTCCATTAGGTTTATTAACTAAAAATCAAGTAAGAAAAATAGCAGAAATGCACAAATTATGGAATGCTCATAAAAAGGAATCTCAAGGTTTATGTTTTGTAGGTAAAATTAATTTATTCAATTTCCTTAAAAAAAAAATTACTCCAAAAAAGGGAGAAATAGTATGCATTAATTCTAATGCTTCATTATATCAAGAAAAAAAATCCTTTTCTTCTAAAGAAGAAGAATTATTTTTCTTATCAAAAAAAAAAAAATACAAAAAATCAGATGGAAAAATAATTGGATATCATAAAGGAGCCTTTTCTTTTACTAAGGGACAACGTAAAGGAATAGCATTAGGAGGTTACAAGGAAGCACTTTTTGTAATAGCTACTGATGTAGAAGAAAATATTGTTTATACAGGAATGGGTAAAAAACATCCAGGATTATATAGAAAATCTTTGTTTATTCAGGAAAAAAATATTCATTGGGTACGGAAAGATCTTACTCTTTTTGAAGGAGAAAAAATGAATGTTCTTTGTAGGATTCGTTATAGACAACCATTACAAAAATCAAAATTATATAAAATAAGAAAAGGAATGTTCATAGAGTTTGAAAGTATGCAATGTGCTATAACGGAAGGACAATTTGCTGTTTGGTATCTTGGAAAAGAATTAATCGGATCAGGAATCATTTCTATGATTTTACATTTTGTTATTTTTTTAAAAATTGAATTCAATTTTTAA